The sequence CAATTAAGATTTGGATTGAACCACTGGCAAACAAAGTAAGTCCTTATCCCAGTGAGAATCCATTCCTTTTTGTATATCGGAATGAGTACTCTTGTGAATCCTACCTCAGAGGTCATTGCTTTTGTAGTTTGTGTACTGGTAGGCATCCATTCTTATTTCAGTGCAGTTTCCAAAGAACatatcaaatatttttcataatctCTTGTAATTGAAAAATTGCCCAAAGACACATATCCCCATTTTCAAGGAAACATTGCAAAAGTTTCCAGAAGTAACAAAGGTGATTCTTTGAGGCAACTTATTGTACTCTCTACAATATAACAAAGAGAGgagtttatattaaaaaacctaGCTTGACACCAAAATGTTTTATGCTTATCAACAGAAAAGCATTGAGAACAAATCTGTACACAAGATGCTATATTAACATTGCAAATATATAAATTAGCACATTCTCACTTAATGTGAATTTAATTTAGATGTGAACTGAATTTGCCATTCATCACAGGCATGTAGATTACTGGCTACAGTTTGCAATTTCCTAAGTTTCCAAGACTGTCTAAAATAGTTAAGATACAGCATCTTCCCATCAAATAATTATATTGTAGTAACACTTAGAGGTCTCATCCAGGAACAGGActaaaaaatataacaaagtttattttttttaaatagaaattacaAGTCTATTTAGTGTAATCTAACTATTTCCTGAACATCCTTCTCCAAGATCCCCAATTCGTCCACCTGTAAAAACGCAAAGTATACAATGCACCTTTCAAACTAAAGCCGGGCCAGACAGCTTTATTTAGTCAGTTCATTGTTAGAAAGCCgcctttaaacaaaataaatacattacagATATAATACATAATTAAAAAGTCAAGTTCACTGTTAAGTATGCTTATTCCATCTTCTTCCAAGTAGGTATCTGATAATTTGGTATCACAAGTGCTTAATGAGCATTCACAAATGAACAGCAAGTtaagaaggtaaaaataaattccaCAACTGTGATCAGCATTTAAGTTCCCagttagaaaggaaaaaaaaccagaaaggaaCATACAGCAAAGTGCTAGGAGAAGGAGTTCTGCATTCAGATTTGTCTCTAATAAATAACTTCATAGACTGTAGCTTTCTTGTCCCCAGAGCCAGTGACTATGTATTTGTCATCCACAGAGATATCACAGCTAAGCACAGATGAGGATTCTTTGGActacaagaaagaaataaaaaaaaaaaaaagaaaaagaaaaaagaaaattacatttttacagTCCTTCAATCCAGAAGGGCTTGAAGATTAATTAGAAGAATTTATAGAGAGGGAATGCACTAAAAGCTCATTTAAATATCAGCATCGTATGAGAGCTTTTGTTGCAAGACTGTCTCTTCAAATTTGTTCCACCTAAAGCTctatgacaaaaaaaacaacaaggaaaGGGAAGTGAATGGCATGAACTTAGAGATAATctatcaaacaaacaaaaagaatcaGTCCTTTTTATACACTTCACAAGCAACGAGCATTTAATGGTATTTTACACATTAGTTTTTGCATAAAAAGTAATCAACAGTCATCTTCCCTTCCGTTTTTTGTTGTAAACCAGAAACCCATATGGAGGAGCACTACAAGCCCTACCCACCCATAGGTATGAAAGAATGAAGACTGCACAGAACTAACCGTATCTCCTCTCACTATTTCCTcaacacagaagacaaaagtCTTGCACAAAGATATTCACATTATCAGGGAGGACGCAAATACGAAAAGATACTGTGGCGGAATTGGATGCACAACTGCCACTGAATGGCAGACAGATTACACCAGCCATGCCTTGTCTCtcccagcttttcttcctttcctgagataATGCTTAGACATTGTCACTTTTTACTTGCTGTTATATACTGCGTGTTTTCTTCACCTAGAATATTTCCACATTCTCTTCTGCCTGTCACTGCAAGAGCTGAACACACCCCAGTCACGCTAAGTTTTTGCTAAGAAACCTCTGCTGCACTGCACAGGAAATTTATTTCTCTGCCCCTCATTAAGAATGCTGCACTGGTGTTTTAACAACACTTTCAAATGAGATGTGTTATTTTTAGGACAATTTTGGCTTTCTGTGGTAGGTGGTTCTGGAGCTCAATAACACCAACTAAGAAAACTCAGACCTCAGCTTTCTTATGTCAAGGCAAACTCTGCTCTCCCCAGATATACATACATGGCAGCTACCAGTGCGGGTCAGATCTGACCATTTAAACCAGAACATCAGTTAGCTTAATTCAAAAATTTCCCAGTCTAGAGGTACCTGTTGATGAAAGAAGAGAAGGACATGCCAAAAATCCCACTGAAGTGCTATTAAAATTGGGCACAGAAAGATTAAAGAATATAGAAAGGCTGTAACTCCACAAGGCTCCTCCATAAGGATAGTCTTCAGCTCAGGAGTCTGCCTATCCAATCCACTGACTACGCATCTCATCCAAGAAAAATACACGTTAAATATGACCTTCACTGTTTTAGCTACATTTTGGACCTTCATCTCATCTAACAACATGACTTTGGGTACTGTATTACAGCAATATGCATATGAAGGTGAGAAAGAAGAGTATTAAAAACAATTTCAGATCAAAGGGCTACTTTTTGTAAGAGCTAAATTGTTCAAATGTTAGAAAGGACAAAAACATATCTTCCTTTAATTACAGACAAAGTCTTAAAGAAACATAGTAATTAGCCaagaatttacatttaaaagctTCTTGAGCTAAAGACAGACCACAAGATGTGCAGCTCTACTGTACTGTAACGTATGTGGAAAACAGCTTTTAGGAGATGATTACCTGGAATATACTGGCTCCATAAGGTGTTCTCCAGGCATTAAGAAGATTATCTTTTCCAGTGCTTACAAACCATTTGCCTGCAACAGATTATTCAGATGTTATTcctgccttttgttttaaaggaatgTACCCCAAGAAACAGATTAAACATGCATTCACACGTTAACGGATGAGGATTTTtgccacctggtctagtgtgaggtgcccctgctcaaagcagggaggtttgaacctgatgatcttaaaggtcccttccaaccttaaccattctatgagtctatatCCAAAGAATGGTCACATCTTCATCTGGCTGCACTACAATGTTTGATTACAATATATGCAATCCACACAAAAAAGCAGTCGTATactatttaagaaataattttagtagttaaattaaaaatctaatttctaACTATACCCGtactttcatttaaaagtaaTCTTGAATTAATTTCTCTGGAGGGAAAACATTGGCATAGAAATATTTGCTTACCACAGTGAGCAAACTTGAGTGACAACACACAGCTCTCATGAAGATGCAGCTGATACTTGTCTGGCTTAGTAACATGCAGCACCTCGACATTACTGTTCTCCATTCCTACTGCCAACCATTCACCAGTCGGACAATAGCCCAGTGAGAAGATCTGGAATTAGCACACCACATGCTTCAATAAGTAAATGAATGAGCTAGAAATATTCAAAATCAACTCCTGCTACACTGTTAACACTGCAAAAACActactgcagttttaaaaatatgataaTCCAACTCCTATCATAATCAAGATAAATCAGTCCATGTAAAAAAAAGCTCAATTAAAACTGTAATATTAAAGCACTGAATCAAGCTATAATAGTTAACATCCTAGCCTATCTGacataatttaaaagtatttttgaaaatatgttttaattgAAGAATCTCCAGAAATGGGAACAGACTGCACACAGTAACACTTTAATCTGGCAATTGTTTAATAAAAAGAACACTACTCTTATGGGAAAAGTACTAATCTGTCAAACAGTCATAACCCAGAAAGGTGTTTAGCTGccacatgaaaaagaaaaaaacaaaagagaaaaaagaaaaaagtgtaagactaattgaaaaattattcagagtTCTCTTTGAGACTgcttttttgcttaaaaaaaaaaaaatagtgcttgTTTTACAAAACTACAACAGACTTTTCTTAACATGTGAAGGCTTCTGAGATTGAACCTGTGATGTGAAGTCATGTTGTTGTAGTTGTCTCCCTTCTCTTAGATCCCAGGATCTGACTGTATTGTCCAAGCCTCCCGTCCATAGTTTGGTGCCATCATTAGAAATGTCAATACAGCTCGCTCCATCTGTGTGGCCCTGAAATTgcctgaaatattaaaaaaacaaaaccaaaccacattCTCACACTGGAAACAGTCAGTTCTGTGCATGTATACAGAAcacctcctttttctttcattccctGACATTAAAGACAACAGTAATGTAAATTCCAACAGCAGTCTGAGATtaatataatggaaaaaaaaaataaaaatagaataatagataatagaaagggctttttcaaatacatagccaacaaaactaataccagaggcaatacaggcccactgttgaatgaggtgggtgccctggtgacagaggatataaagaaggcagaggtgctgaatgccttatttgcctctgtctttactcctgcaggctttccccatgagccccagattcatatagccccagaagaagtcaagataaaggaggagtttgcccaggtagatgaggattgggttagggatcagttgagtaatctggacatacATAAATagatgggtccagatgaaatgcatccaagggtgctgagggagctggcggaggtcattgctaggccactctccatcatcttcggtaagtcatgggtaacaggagaggtgcctgaggactggaggatagcaaatgtcactccagtctacaagaagggcaagaaggaggacccgggtaactatagaccggtcagcctcacctccatccctggaaaggtgatggaacaacttgtccttgtcactatctctaggcatatcaaggagatgggggtcatcaagagcagtcaacatggttttaccaagggtaagtcatgtttgactaacctcatagccttctatgaggaaattactaggtggatagatgatggtagagcggttgatgtggtctatcttgatttcagtaaagcatttgacaccgtctcccacagcatccttgtagataagttgatcaagtatgggtttgatgatcaggcagtgaggtggatcaagaactggttgaaaggtagaagtcagagagttgtagtcaatggggcagaatctagttggaggcctgtgactagtggagtccctcaggggtcggtactgggaccggtgttgttcaaaatcttcatcaacgacctggatgagggtacagaatgtaccctcagcaagtttgctgatgacaccaagctgggaggagtggctgacacaccagaaggctgtgctgcccttcagagagacttagacaggctggagacttgggcggggaaaaacctgatgaagttcaataagggcaagtgtagagttttgcatttggggaagaaaaatgtcatgcaccagtacaggttgggggctgacctgctggagagcagtgtaggtgaaagggatctgggggtcctagtagacaggaggatgaccattagccagcagtgtgccctggtggctaagaaggccaatggcatcctggggtgcattagaaagggtgtggttagaaggtcaagagaggttctcctccccctctattctgcattggtgaggccacatctggagtattgtgtccagttctgggcccctcagttcaggaaggacatggaactgctggaaagagtccaacgcagagccacaaagatgattaagggagtggaacatctcccttatgaggaaaggctgagagagctgggtctctttagtttggagaaaaggagactgaggggtgacctcatcaatgtttacaaatacgtaaagggtgagtgtcaagaagatggagttaagcttttttcagtgatgaccagtgataggacaaggagtaatggatacaaattggagcataggaggtttaaggtgaatatcagaaaaaatatttttactgtgagagtgacagagcactggaacaggctgcccagagaagttgtggagtcttcttcactggagacattcaagacccacctggacgcattcctgtgtgatgtactctaggtgaccctgctctggcagggggggttggactagatgatctttcgaggtcccttccaacccctaggattctatgattaatatAAACTCTGAGAAGACCATGTGAGTTTTGTGATGAATTGATGAAGCAATTTAGCCAGACATCCCAGTGCTAATTTGGTTTCAAAAGCACACTTTACAAGTTAGATACTCTGGGGAtctttgctgctgtgtgctACCTGGTGTTTGACTGAAAAGAACCCTTTCCTCTCAAAGGGATGTAGTGTGATTGTCAAAATCTAGTAAGTTTAAGAAAAATCTACAGGTCACcaacaaagctggggaaaaaaagagtggtCTAAATGGGAACATCATGGAGTAAAAGCCTGCCTTTACACACACAATACTGATATATTACATACAACAACATACACACAGTGCAGCGCACAGAGAAGCTCTGTATGACTGGCTCCTAGCTTACTTTACATTATGTTGAGTAGCAACCCAAATTCTTCAGAAGTTTGCAATGCATTAATTTACACACATCTTTACCTAAGATATATTTGCTGGAGCAGTGTATATATTTGCTAGAGCTGGGTTAGAGAGATTGGAGTGTGAACACAGTGTAGTGcatggaaacaaagaaaaccatctGTTCAAAGAACCTACAGCAGTTTCAACACCAGCTGATCTAAGGAAATCATAGTTATAGCTGCTCAACAGGCCTGGAATTATGAAACTCTCAAAACCTATAAACAATTATGTAGACTTTTGTCAAGGTATTACCACTGCTATTGCCTAGCAATGAAATACCAAAAGCAGCTATGCAGACACCATGGAGAAAATATCACATGTCCAGAGAGAAACATGTAAGGCCATACCTAATAAATTCTTTGCAATCTGATGATCCAGTTCTGTCGACCTACCTTACTAAAGTCTGATTATGCAGATCCCAAACTGCAATGTTTCCATCGCTACAGCAAGAGAAGCAGACCTTGGAATCAGGGCTGATAGCGAGAGCATAGCAAGCTGGAGCAGAAGATGTCAGCTCTGCTTTGATGCGAGGAGTTGGAGCTGCCAAGTCCCAAATGGATAACGTGCTGGCTTCCCCACCAACAATCAGGGTGCGGCCGTCAGGGAGCAATCTGCAGGAACGGATGTAGTTATCTCTGTTCTGTGGAGACAGAAGCCATCAAGAGATTACTcatgaggaaaggaaaacagcattaaCATGAGAGCAGAAATGCATAGAAGTATTGTATTCCCTCCTGGTTTTAATGAGCCATTTATACTTATGACAATGATAAAGTGTATTAATGCCAGAAAATTACATGACATTAGGGAAGTACTTAAACTTGATCTACAAAACTCAGTAGTGAGAGATATTTAATCTTAATTAGCATCAAAATGCAAAGACCTGAACCCAGCCCCAAAACAATTCAAAATATCTGTATTCAATAGCTTATGTAGAAAGTTACACTTTCATACTCTGCTTATTTCAGCACATTAGCCTCTTGGCATGGGGGAGTACAAAATTCCCTGAACACTCCACCCCCCTCTGCTCCAGTGAGACTTGCTGCCATCAACTAGGAGATGTTAGAGGAAAATATTTGGgcaattttcttcatttgtgtAGTAAGTTGTGTAGCAATTCATTATATGTCTACACGTGCTGCACAGTTCTCATTTTACTGCCTCTGTAACAAGAAGCAACATGCTACCAAGAACTGGTAAATTACACAAGAAAAGCTGCTAACAATGGTTCATCTTGTTAGAACATTCAAATAATTCATGAATAACATTCAGGGATATTTTCACTTGTCACATTAAGACAGGGCAATgcattcacacacacagacacaaaatacATGACACAGCTTTCAAATGTTCTCAGACAATACAGTGGCAAAACAGCAATTTTTAGCATGATAGGATATCAACCTTTAAGATTGCAAACAAATGTCGAAGTTTGTAAACAATATTGGCTGTGCTGTCTTTGATCTTTCCCCGACCAATACAATCTTAGGATATTAAAGATATTTTGATTTGTTGGGGGGATAAAACcacaagaaaggcaagaaacaTACTTCAAActcatttctaaaataaacaacaaattaCAAATGAAACATCAAACTTTGATACTGGGGACAGCACTCAAGACAGCCACTGTTTCTTGTACCTTAATGGTATCATTTCTATCTTAACACAACCGACTATTTTCTTCCACTGTCATGTGCTGCTGTTCACCTACCAGGCAGTCCAGCTGAGAGACCGGGCTCTTGTTGCCGGGGTGGCTGATGTCCCAGACTTTGACGCAACCCTTCCCACCCGTGTACACGTGTCTTGTGGGGTTGCTGATGGTAACCGCACACACAACTTCCCCATGGCTCAGAGTGTTGATCTGACGGGCATGGCGCGGAATTCCTGGACCGATGAGGGCATCAGGAGGGAAAGGAACTGGCTGCATCTGACCGTCTGCAGTAACGTGAAAGGAGTAGGctctaagggaaaaaaaaagacaggggAGATTTGGTATGTTTTCCTTCACACTtgttgaagaaaacagaattaaatataTGTGTCTACTGCAGGCATTCAGATTGTGCACTCAGCTCcttttgcaattttttaaataatgtggaggataaattatttatttacctaTAGCATGGCCCTCAAAGCATAAACTTAGGCACTCTTCTTTCAACATGGAAAGTCAAGCACCATCTAGCAATCAAATGAGGTTTTACAACTCATGCAATGACATTTTCTGGCATGCATGAGGATTCATGATATTACTCTTAAATTTGGGGAACATGGAGACCACCACATGAAGAAAGCAAGGGAGGTCAGGTCAGGGTGCCCTTGAAGACAGAAATAGttggctggctgctgcagagcataACAGGTAGCTGAGTACCAGGGAACATTTGGTTACTCCCTTACTGACTCTGAAGTGTAAACTTCAGGTGGACTGCAGCCAAGCTGCCCTGAACACTCTGCCGGTCCCATGCCCCTTGAGCAAAACTGCCCAGCACTGTTCCTAAAGGTGCAGTGAAACCTCCACTGTCAAAGAGCTAAGCCCTCAGTGAAACCTCCACCGTCAAGGAGTTAAGTCCTCAAGGCACGGTTGCTGACAACTGACATGACAGACCAGCAAAAATGCactggatttattttccttctttcgggctttcttttcttcttttttttttccaccccccctCCTTTGTGCAGACCTGACACAACAACTACAAATCCCAATTTCTCTTGCCAGAATCAGAGCTCGCACTGAGAAAGAATGTGTTGTGTGACTGCCAGTTATGCCACCTGTGAATAACCTATCAACAACTTCATCTCAAAACGTTTTCCAGGGAGAACAGTTAGGTCGTGAAATTGTCTTGTTCTGAGATGCTGCCTGACACATCGCATCTATTAAAAGAGCACAAACTTTGTAAGAGGGCTCACCTACCCATACCAAGGTATGCTTAATGGAAGCCTTTGATTTCCTTACAAAAAATCATCACAGCACTGATCAAAAATCCATTGTCACAATGGTAGAATGAGAAAAGCTCAccaaaaaattgcttttatgaGAACACTTAGGAAGATCACTTCCTTAATTGTTGCTTCAAAGTCACTGAAGACAGCAGTCTTCAGAATTCAACTactgaatttattatttaagaTTCAAAGTGCATTAACACTAGAACAATAATTTTCAGTGGGACAAAATGCAACTGCATTTTCACCTTTCTGCCCTATTCCCAAAGCTTTACACACTCTTCTCATTCTGCACTCTGTTTCTCATTCTGACAGATCTGAGTGACAGAACATATCATCATTCTTGTTTTTTTGACATTAAACACATTCTGAAAAGAGTAGGAAAGATTTATGTGGTTATCAAAAGAAGCAATCTGCCTGTATGAGTAGAATTGGGGTTCGATTATCACTGCAGAAATCTAAAATAGCTTCTTCATTATCTACCTAATTCCTGTTTCCTGCAgtaaactacagaaaaaagctGCTTATGATCACCTGAAATCTCTAATAAAACAGAGAACTTCCTTATAATCTTTCTGATTTCTGTAGGCAGTCACTCTCTGAAGAGCCATGCTGAGCACTAAGTGTATGATACTGTTATCAGCAAAAATGATTTTTACCATGTTTATAAAGAACACAGGGAACACATTTaacaattacagaaataaagcGTAGATCTGGAGTGATCTTTGAGTACATTATTCTCACTCTATTCATTACTGCATACCAGCACATGTGATTAAACTGTTGCTTTgttgcttggtttggttttgtggtagTTGAGTggcttgttgcttttttttttcaccctgagAACTAACACTGCATGTTGCTTATTTGAATTACTATAAATATCTTACAAATACCACACAGCACAAACACCTGATGGgcactttcttcttcttttagctgccttttgtatttatatattgtAAAGCCCTCAGTGTTTTGCTACAAGCCCAAAGTGAAAAGAGTTACTAGGGGCCAGATATAGACATGCTGCTACTCCATTTCAACAGACCCTCAACAGTGTTGAGAATTTACGTAACTTTCACTttaagggaaaaggaagagtaaATGAGAAAACAACAATCCTGAATAATAGCTGTGAAAAGGACCACACTTAAGATCaagaaaaatcaatgtaatCATGCTAAAACAACCACAGGTTTCAAAGTTTTCAGGCTCTATGGCAGACAAGTACCAGTTACGTTTAGGAGGGAGATCTGCACAGTCCTGGTATTGCTGGTAGAGCTGGTTACCCTTCCTTTCAGGTAACTGACTCCACCAAGGAGGAACATGAAGCCAGCAAACATCTGAATGCGAAATCAAGACATTTCTAAGTGCCTGCTGCAGGTACAGGATGAAGATCTGTGGCCCACAGTTTTTAATGCAAGCAGCTGGTCCAGAAGCTGCTGCACACTAATCTTCACACTTATGCAGACACCTAACAGGGCAGCACTACTACCAGAGACATCAACTTGAGCTAGTAACTAGTGTGTGACATCTGAGAGGGCTGGACTTGTTTTATGACTTGTATGACAGACATGTACAAGAGAAATTTCAGAGACAAGGACAGATCACTTGTCACCATGGTATGTTATTAATCCTTCGTGTCCACAAGCTCACTAGCAGGTAAGTGTATGCGTTACTCATATGCATTCAAGTGTGCAACCACcccacagcagcttctccacAGGCACAAGAGAGAACATATGGCATAAACATCCCCTGCCCTTCCAACTCTCCAATACTAACTGGTCACAGTTTCCCACAAGCGTCACAAAGAAGTGGAACTGGAGGACCCTTACATAAAATCTGGATCAGTATGGTTTGCattgcagtttttatttttcccctctctaaCTCAAGAGTGATGTGCCAGAGTTCTTCGTATCTGTGTAGTTCTTTTTCCAAGGCTCACAACAAGTGAAGCCTGGTAGAGCAGGTCACCTTTTAAAGTCAGTTCCATTGAGGATGAATATGATACAATAATTCTTTCCAATATTTTcaatcaaacaaaacatttcagcattCCTTTCTCTGCACACTGCTGTTTATAGCAGCTGATAAGTTTGCAAGTAATTGCAAGGCTTttgtgaacaatttttttttttttaaacggAGAAGCAGATTACAGTAGAGACGGAGAGCCAAGAACCCATTCCAGCTTGCATTTCCACGTAAGACCAACTAGTCAGATTCAGCATATAACACCTTGAATCTCAGAACCTTCTCCCATTTATATCCTTTACTGTATATCATCCAGTCCTTGTTGGCTGCTATAGGTCTTCAAAACAAAGTTACAAATGAAGCTTTAGGATTAAACAGTATTTCTCCTGCCCTTGCCAAACAggtatatttatttctgttcacaCAGTAGTTTTCAGTAGCTAAGAGGCATTCCAGCTGGCAAGCAAACACAACTTCAACAGACACGTGACTTTTTAAGTTGGATGTTTGATACTTACGGTTTTCCTCCTGGGATGCCGGTGAGATTGGGAGGGATGCCGGGGACTCGCATGTGATGATGTGGATCAAAACCAACCTACAGTTTTCcccagacaaaagaaaaagttgcaTTAAAGATGGTGTTAGGCAAAGGAAGACTGTTTAGTTCATGTTCTCCATAGCAAAACTGCAGAGACTGAACTAGATTTAACCTCACAGGTCTTACATTTaataaaagctgctttcagctccaCAGACACTAGCGGCCAACACTTACCACCGGAGATCTCCCGTAagctgccgctgctgctgctgctgcagctgctgcactcATTTGAGGGGAAATATTGTGTAGACCAGCATAGGCAGCTCCGGGACTGGTCAGCTCCCCATTCATACCAGCATGTGGCACAATCCCAAATGGAGTAGGATAAGGACACGGCACTGCCATAGGTGTCCTTAAACCTGAAGCTATTGAggtgaaaaaaagacagaagtcACACAGCCAGCCCGGACCCCCCATCAGATGAAAGAAGAGTCTGGcaaacagtaataaataaataaatgcccCCACTGTATTAAAGTGCTGAAGAACCACCTCAGCATCCAGCTTAAGCAGGTGTAGTATACTGTCATGTCACTCCAGATTTAAAGGGAGCCTGGTTAGGGACACATGGCCACTGTCTCACACCACTGAACTATATGGACACTAACCTAGCGGGTCAACACCTGGAGGTTTGCCAGGCACTGGCCTCAGTCCGGGAGTGGAGTTGCTGCCTGGAGTTGGGGCATCAGTCCGTGGAGTTGGGGTATTTGATTTAGACACAGGAGTGGTAGATTTCTCATTCTAATGACCAAAAAGAAACAGGGAAGACGGTtagttattttactttttatctAGTAGTTGGAAAGAGAGCTGATAAGGAAAAGTGTCAATGATTAGTGATATTTAGCTTTTATGTTTGGGTTTCAACAGTCCCTGGCAATGAAGAGAAGCTACAGAGACAATGAATGAGACAGAATGGCTTTGGAAATTAACTACAGCCTTCACAGCTTTTGTCATTGAGGGCATCCATACAATTCAGAATGAGGTCAACGACTGAAACTCATTGCTGTCTGACAATTATATTGGCAGCATATGTGAAATCTGCCAGTGGTCTCACTCTGCTCATGCTGGACCTGCTCCCATTACATTTAGGAGTTTCTGAGAGGCCACTGCCAGGtggacaaaagcagcagaaaaaaagcccacaac is a genomic window of Apus apus isolate bApuApu2 chromosome Z, bApuApu2.pri.cur, whole genome shotgun sequence containing:
- the LOC127395741 gene encoding transducin-like enhancer protein 4 isoform X1 is translated as MIRDLSKMYPQTRHPAPHQPAQPFKFTISESCDRIKEEFQFLQAQYHSLKLECEKLASEKTEMQRHYVMYYEMSYGLNIEMHKQAEIVKRLNAICAQVIPFLSQEHQQQVVQAVERAKQVTMAELNAIIGQQQLQAQHLSHGHGLPVPLTPHPSGLQPPTIPPIGSSAGLLALSSALGGQSHLPIKDEKKHHDNDHQRDRDSIKSSSVSPSASFRTAEKHRNSADYSSDSKKQKTEEKEIAARYDSDGEKSDDNLVVDVSNEDPSSPRGSPAHSPRENGLDKTRLLKKDAPISPASIASSSSTPSSKSKELSLNEKSTTPVSKSNTPTPRTDAPTPGSNSTPGLRPVPGKPPGVDPLASGLRTPMAVPCPYPTPFGIVPHAGMNGELTSPGAAYAGLHNISPQMSAAAAAAAAAAAYGRSPVVGFDPHHHMRVPGIPPNLTGIPGGKPAYSFHVTADGQMQPVPFPPDALIGPGIPRHARQINTLSHGEVVCAVTISNPTRHVYTGGKGCVKVWDISHPGNKSPVSQLDCLNRDNYIRSCRLLPDGRTLIVGGEASTLSIWDLAAPTPRIKAELTSSAPACYALAISPDSKVCFSCCSDGNIAVWDLHNQTLVRQFQGHTDGASCIDISNDGTKLWTGGLDNTVRSWDLREGRQLQQHDFTSQIFSLGYCPTGEWLAVGMENSNVEVLHVTKPDKYQLHLHESCVLSLKFAHCGKWFVSTGKDNLLNAWRTPYGASIFQSKESSSVLSCDISVDDKYIVTGSGDKKATVYEVIY
- the LOC127395741 gene encoding transducin-like enhancer protein 4 isoform X3 — its product is MQRHYVMYYEMSYGLNIEMHKQAEIVKRLNAICAQVIPFLSQEHQQQVVQAVERAKQVTMAELNAIIGQQQLQAQHLSHGHGLPVPLTPHPSGLQPPTIPPIGSSAGLLALSSALGGQSHLPIKDEKKHHDNDHQRDRDSIKSSSVSPSASFRTAEKHRNSADYSSDSKKQKTEEKEIAARYDSDGEKSDDNLVVDVSNEDPSSPRGSPAHSPRENGLDKTRLLKKDAPISPASIASSSSTPSSKSKELSLNEKSTTPVSKSNTPTPRTDAPTPGSNSTPGLRPVPGKPPGVDPLASGLRTPMAVPCPYPTPFGIVPHAGMNGELTSPGAAYAGLHNISPQMSAAAAAAAAAAAYGRSPVVGFDPHHHMRVPGIPPNLTGIPGGKPAYSFHVTADGQMQPVPFPPDALIGPGIPRHARQINTLSHGEVVCAVTISNPTRHVYTGGKGCVKVWDISHPGNKSPVSQLDCLNRDNYIRSCRLLPDGRTLIVGGEASTLSIWDLAAPTPRIKAELTSSAPACYALAISPDSKVCFSCCSDGNIAVWDLHNQTLVRQFQGHTDGASCIDISNDGTKLWTGGLDNTVRSWDLREGRQLQQHDFTSQIFSLGYCPTGEWLAVGMENSNVEVLHVTKPDKYQLHLHESCVLSLKFAHCGKWFVSTGKDNLLNAWRTPYGASIFQSKESSSVLSCDISVDDKYIVTGSGDKKATVYEVIY
- the LOC127395741 gene encoding transducin-like enhancer protein 4 isoform X2 yields the protein MIRDLSKMYPQTRHPAPHQPAQPFKFTISESCDRIKEEFQFLQAQYHSLKLECEKLASEKTEMQRHYVMYYEMSYGLNIEMHKQAEIVKRLNAICAQVIPFLSQEHQQQVVQAVERAKQVTMAELNAIIGQQLQAQHLSHGHGLPVPLTPHPSGLQPPTIPPIGSSAGLLALSSALGGQSHLPIKDEKKHHDNDHQRDRDSIKSSSVSPSASFRTAEKHRNSADYSSDSKKQKTEEKEIAARYDSDGEKSDDNLVVDVSNEDPSSPRGSPAHSPRENGLDKTRLLKKDAPISPASIASSSSTPSSKSKELSLNEKSTTPVSKSNTPTPRTDAPTPGSNSTPGLRPVPGKPPGVDPLASGLRTPMAVPCPYPTPFGIVPHAGMNGELTSPGAAYAGLHNISPQMSAAAAAAAAAAAYGRSPVVGFDPHHHMRVPGIPPNLTGIPGGKPAYSFHVTADGQMQPVPFPPDALIGPGIPRHARQINTLSHGEVVCAVTISNPTRHVYTGGKGCVKVWDISHPGNKSPVSQLDCLNRDNYIRSCRLLPDGRTLIVGGEASTLSIWDLAAPTPRIKAELTSSAPACYALAISPDSKVCFSCCSDGNIAVWDLHNQTLVRQFQGHTDGASCIDISNDGTKLWTGGLDNTVRSWDLREGRQLQQHDFTSQIFSLGYCPTGEWLAVGMENSNVEVLHVTKPDKYQLHLHESCVLSLKFAHCGKWFVSTGKDNLLNAWRTPYGASIFQSKESSSVLSCDISVDDKYIVTGSGDKKATVYEVIY